In Amblyraja radiata isolate CabotCenter1 chromosome 38, sAmbRad1.1.pri, whole genome shotgun sequence, a genomic segment contains:
- the LOC116966928 gene encoding suppressor of cytokine signaling 1-like, producing the protein MVGGRSHLVAPASVRRSGPPRHQSPPPEPPTCFRIFHDEEWVVVERSLRVLEESGFYWGPLPVDKAHALLEAQPVGTFLVRDSTQSNHLFSLSVRARRGPVSMRVQFKRELFWFDNAHFDCMVKLLEHCVDCSRGQPFVFDGGDAIVFTSPLRRDPMPKLQQLCRRNIIRHFGRDGVAKLPLVPSLQKYIQEFPFKI; encoded by the coding sequence ATGGTCGGAGGGAGGTCTCACCTGGTTGCCCCGGCAAGCGTGCGACGGTCTGGCCCGCCCCGCCACCAGAGCCCCCCACCGGAGCCCCCCAcctgcttccgcatcttccacgaCGAGgagtgggtggtggtggagcggAGCCTGCGTGTGCTGGAGGAGAGCGGCTTCTACTGGGGGCCGCTGCCCGTGGACAAGGCCCACGCCCTGCTGGAAGCCCAGCCTGTGGGCACCTTCCTGGTCCGGGACAGCACCCAGTCCAACCACCTGTTCAGCCTCAGCGTCCGCGCCCGCAGAGGGCCCGTCAGCATGCGGGTGCAGTTCAAGAGGGAGCTCTTCTGGTTCGACAACGCCCACTTTGACTGCATGGTGAAGCTGCTGGAACACTGCGTGGACTGCAGCCGCGGGCAGCCCTTCGTGTTCGACGGGGGCGACGCCATCGTCTTCACCTCGCCGCTGCGGAGAGACCCCATGCCCAAACTGCAGCAACTGTGCAGGAGGAACATCATCCGCCACTTTGGGAGGGATGGCGTGGCCAAACTTCCTCTGGTGCCCAGTCTCCAGAAGTACATCCAGGAGTTTCCATTCAAGATATAA